One window of the Brachyspira sp. SAP_772 genome contains the following:
- a CDS encoding Ldh family oxidoreductase: protein LVKMYGDMDKKRNLSTFMLVVDPFVYNEDYLDTVQSFIDDIRKEPPLDESKPITIPGERKEACYRDYLKNGISLSEKVYKYVFED from the coding sequence TTGGTTAAGATGTATGGAGATATGGATAAAAAAAGAAATCTTTCAACATTTATGCTTGTAGTTGATCCTTTTGTTTATAATGAAGATTATTTGGATACTGTTCAGTCATTTATAGACGATATAAGAAAAGAGCCTCCATTAGATGAAAGTAAGCCTATAACAATACCGGGTGAGAGAAAAGAAGCTTGTTATAGAGATTATTTAAAAAACGGAATATCTCTATCTGAGAAGGTCTATAAATATGTTTTTGAAGATTGA